In Tenebrio molitor chromosome 8, icTenMoli1.1, whole genome shotgun sequence, a genomic segment contains:
- the LOC138137118 gene encoding cGMP-dependent protein kinase 1-like, whose translation MGSAIGKRNGSSQNTYFQRKCESFRKFLKIRILHLSDLKEVSMLGNGSYGRVDLVQVRNDPKQLFALKHIKKRPVDKNQHKKLRQEKNIMSGVKCNFVVKMLKMFENDDSVSLLMECCLGGSLSSALPKKGFDTAAVTFFTACMVEALVYLHSHNIVHRDLKPGNAVLDQQGYLKLCDFGCAQQLTANIKTWTMCGTPDYMAPEVIMNLGHDFSVDYWSLGIFIYECATGAPPYKSNDIMKIFKQAIAGIKTVQFQKSLTPTIVDLVTSLCASVPEKRLGYRSRGREIRHHKLFERFDWKGLAAGTVKSPLVPGVHFPVIRKIQEGVADFPTNFLM comes from the exons ATGGGCTCCGCTATCGGCAAGAGGAATGGCTCAAGCCAAAATACTTACTTTCAACGAAAGTGTGAAAG TTTTAGAAAGTTTCTGAAAATAAGGATTTTACATTTATCGGATTTAAAAGAAGTGTCAATGTTGGGAAATGGCAGTTATGGTAGAGTTGACCTCGTACAGGTCAGAAATGACCCAAAACAGTTGTTTGCATTAAAGCACATCAAAAAACGTCCCGTCGATAAAAACCAACACAAAAAGCTGCGCcaagaaaaaaacattatgAGCGGTGTGAAATGCAACTTCGTTGTCAAgatgttaaaaatgtttgaaaacgACGACTCTGTAAGCTTGTTGATGGAGTGCTGCTTGGGGGGCAGCTTGAGTTCGGCGTTACCTAAAAAGGGTTTCGATACTGCTGCCGTCACTTTTTTTACTGCCTGCATGGTGGAAGCATTGGTCTATTTGCATTCGCATAACATCGTTCATAG GGATTTGAAACCAGGTAACGCGGTTCTAGATCAGCAGGGCTACCTCAAACTGTGCGATTTTGGCTGCGCACAACAATTAACTGCCAACATAAAGACATGGACAATGTGTGGCACCCCTGACTACATGGCGCCAGAAGTAATTATGAACTTGGGTCACGACTTCAGCGTCGACTATTGGTCTTTGGGCATTTTCATTTATGAATGTGCAACAGGAGCACCACCTTACAAATCCAACGACATAATGaagattttcaaacaagcgaTTGCCGGAATCAAGACTGTTCAATTTCAGAAATCGCTCACACCAACGATCGTTGATCTCGTAACATCTCTCTGTGCGTCAGTTCCGGAAAAGCGACTAGGTTATAGGAGCAGAGGTCGGGAAATTAGACATCACAA GTTGTTTGAAAGATTTGATTGGAAGGGACTAGCTGCCGGGACCGTGAAATCGCCACTCGTGCCCGGAGTCCACTTTCCTGTGATTAGAAAAATTCAAGAGGGAGTTGCAGATTTTCCGACAAATTTTTTGATGTAG